A region from the Knoellia sp. p5-6-4 genome encodes:
- a CDS encoding 2'-5' RNA ligase family protein: MALAVCLLFDERTDHALRQLWQRLEAAGVATLLSHTHGHHVPHLSYAVLRTYDVDAVAAAVGALPDGGPVRLHFDGLGLFRRGRAWLIPGIGADVHARQERVVAAALGTGADLHRHYRPGYWVPHCSVAPRVRREFLAALAVEVYGTLPLEAVAERAALIDSSTGERWPLGGIP, encoded by the coding sequence GTGGCCCTGGCCGTCTGCCTGCTCTTCGACGAGCGCACCGACCATGCCCTGCGACAGCTGTGGCAACGGCTCGAGGCCGCGGGCGTCGCCACGCTCCTCTCGCACACCCACGGCCACCACGTGCCCCACCTGTCGTATGCCGTGCTGCGCACGTACGACGTCGACGCCGTGGCCGCCGCGGTGGGCGCGCTGCCCGACGGCGGGCCGGTCCGGCTCCACTTCGACGGCCTGGGTCTCTTCCGGCGCGGGCGGGCCTGGCTCATCCCGGGCATCGGCGCCGACGTCCACGCCCGCCAGGAGCGGGTGGTCGCCGCCGCCCTCGGCACGGGCGCCGATCTCCACCGGCACTACCGGCCGGGATACTGGGTGCCGCACTGCAGCGTGGCGCCCCGGGTGCGTCGGGAGTTCCTCGCCGCCCTGGCGGTCGAGGTCTACGGGACCCTGCCACTGGAGGCGGTCGCCGAGCGGGCCGCGCTCATCGACAGCAGCACCGGCGAGCGCTGGCCGCTCGGCGGCATACCGTGA
- a CDS encoding carbohydrate kinase family protein: MADRHHDAQPKELLKIIKGLYCFKVTLTQREREIVDLLRLDPLLDAAALADRLGTTKASVAVHLSNLAKKGVILGRGYVLRPDRRSVVVVGGANMDIKAHSREPVVLRTSNPGAAVTTPGGVGRNIAENLARLGSPTHLVAPVGRDAFGEDLVAATRAAGVVVDHMVTSDQPTGTYLAVMDAEGELLVAVSNMSCTDSLTVRQLSGARDLVAHCDLLVVEGNIPPAPAVWLLDYAAACRVPVVVDPVSVAKAAALAPALSPERPLLALTPNKDELAAIVGRAVPHTAASVAKAAREVHDLGVRHVWVRRGLAGSTLSSLDDDGRVHVIHLPAPRTQAVDVTGAGDSMTAAFVHALLRGDSAADAAAFGQMAAALTVASPDTVRPDISARLVDAELRAAKENA, translated from the coding sequence ATGGCAGACCGGCACCACGACGCGCAGCCGAAGGAGTTGCTTAAGATAATTAAGGGCCTTTATTGTTTCAAGGTGACCCTGACCCAGCGTGAGCGCGAGATCGTCGACCTGCTCCGCCTCGACCCGCTGCTCGACGCGGCCGCCCTGGCCGACCGGCTCGGCACGACGAAGGCGTCGGTGGCCGTGCACCTCTCGAACCTGGCGAAGAAGGGGGTCATCCTCGGCCGGGGCTACGTGCTGCGACCGGACCGCCGGTCCGTCGTGGTGGTGGGTGGCGCCAACATGGACATCAAGGCGCACTCTCGCGAGCCGGTGGTGCTGCGGACCTCCAACCCCGGCGCAGCGGTGACCACCCCCGGTGGGGTCGGTCGCAACATCGCCGAGAACCTGGCGCGTCTCGGCTCGCCCACCCACCTGGTCGCCCCGGTCGGGCGTGACGCGTTCGGCGAGGATCTCGTCGCCGCAACGCGGGCGGCCGGCGTCGTGGTCGACCACATGGTCACCAGCGACCAGCCCACCGGCACCTACCTCGCCGTGATGGATGCCGAGGGCGAGCTGCTCGTCGCGGTCTCCAACATGTCCTGCACCGACAGCCTCACCGTCCGGCAGCTCTCCGGGGCCCGCGACCTCGTCGCTCACTGTGACCTGCTCGTGGTGGAGGGCAACATCCCCCCGGCGCCGGCCGTCTGGCTGCTCGACTACGCGGCTGCGTGCCGGGTGCCTGTCGTCGTCGACCCGGTCAGCGTCGCCAAGGCGGCGGCGCTGGCGCCTGCCCTGAGCCCCGAGCGGCCGCTGCTGGCGCTGACCCCCAACAAGGACGAGCTCGCCGCCATCGTCGGCCGCGCCGTTCCCCACACCGCCGCGAGCGTGGCGAAGGCGGCGCGTGAGGTGCACGACCTCGGCGTCCGCCACGTGTGGGTGCGGCGGGGCCTCGCCGGCAGCACGCTCAGCTCCCTCGACGACGACGGCCGCGTCCACGTCATCCACCTGCCGGCACCGCGCACGCAGGCCGTCGACGTCACCGGCGCGGGCGACTCCATGACCGCGGCGTTCGTCCACGCCCTGCTGCGCGGCGACTCCGCCGCCGACGCCGCCGCCTTCGGCCAGATGGCGGCGGCCCTCACCGTCGCAAGCCCCGACACCGTCCGCCCCGACATCAGCGCGCGCCTCGTCGACGCCGAGCTGCGCGCCGCGAAGGAGAACGCATGA
- a CDS encoding pseudouridine-5'-phosphate glycosidase, with protein MTAPAATATPHPMLALSDEVAAAVRDGAPIVALESTIISHGMPYPRNVEMAVEVEGIVRDGGAVPATIAILDGVPRVGLSRDELEVLASHGDVAKVSLRDLPYVIATRAHGATTVASTMRLAALAGIRVFVTGGLGGVHRGAETSFDVSADLTELGQTDVAVVSAGVKSILDIGLTLESLETLGVPVVGFGTDEFPSFYSRTSGHRAPMRVDSVEQLAAMMRAKWALGLSGGIAVANPVPADEEMPAEEMGALIEQALGECAERGIHGKDITPFLLGRIVELSGGRSLETNIALVRSNARLGAALAVAWQQA; from the coding sequence ATGACCGCCCCCGCTGCCACCGCCACCCCCCACCCGATGCTGGCCCTCTCCGACGAGGTGGCCGCCGCCGTGCGCGACGGTGCACCCATCGTGGCGCTGGAGTCGACGATCATCAGCCACGGCATGCCCTACCCCCGCAACGTCGAGATGGCCGTGGAGGTGGAGGGCATCGTCCGCGACGGTGGCGCCGTGCCGGCCACCATCGCGATCCTCGACGGCGTCCCCCGCGTCGGCCTGTCCCGCGACGAGCTCGAGGTGCTGGCCAGCCACGGCGACGTCGCCAAGGTGAGCCTGCGCGACCTGCCCTACGTCATCGCCACGCGCGCCCACGGGGCCACCACGGTGGCCTCCACCATGCGCCTCGCGGCCCTGGCCGGCATACGCGTCTTCGTCACAGGCGGCCTCGGCGGGGTGCACCGCGGGGCCGAGACCAGCTTCGACGTCTCCGCCGACCTGACCGAGCTCGGCCAGACCGACGTCGCCGTCGTCAGCGCCGGCGTGAAGTCGATCCTCGACATCGGCCTGACCCTGGAGTCGCTCGAGACCCTCGGCGTGCCGGTCGTCGGCTTCGGCACCGACGAGTTCCCCTCGTTCTACTCGCGCACCTCGGGTCACCGCGCACCCATGCGGGTCGACTCGGTCGAGCAGCTCGCGGCGATGATGCGCGCCAAGTGGGCCCTCGGTCTCTCCGGCGGGATCGCGGTGGCCAACCCGGTGCCGGCCGACGAGGAGATGCCCGCCGAGGAGATGGGCGCGCTCATCGAGCAGGCCCTGGGCGAGTGCGCGGAGCGGGGGATCCACGGCAAGGACATCACGCCGTTCCTGCTCGGCCGGATCGTCGAGCTCTCCGGCGGCCGCAGCCTCGAGACCAACATCGCGCTCGTGCGCAGCAACGCCCGGCTCGGCGCCGCCCTCGCCGTCGCCTGGCAGCAGGCCTGA
- the eno gene encoding phosphopyruvate hydratase, with protein sequence MATIEAVGAREILDSRGNPTVEVEVALDDGTIARAAVPSGASTGAFEAVERRDGDKGRYLGKGVEKAVDAVLDEVGPKLLGFEASEQRLVDAEMLALDGTANKGKLGANAILGVSLAVARAAADSSGLPLFRYVGGPNAHVLPVPMMNILNGGSHADSNVDIQEFMIAPIGADSFREALRWGAEVYHELKSVLKEKGLATGLGDEGGFAPNLGSNREALDLILEAITRAGYEPGTQIALALDVAASEFHGDGAYTFEGVSKTAEQMVDYYADLVDSYPLVSIEDPLNEDDWDGWKTMTDRLGDRVQIVGDDLFVTNPERLQRGIDSRTANALLVKVNQIGSLTETMDAVELAHRNGYRCMMSHRSGETEDTTIADLAVATNCGQIKTGAPARSERVAKYNQLLRIEEELDEAAVYAGAAAFPRFSPQPQG encoded by the coding sequence GTGGCCACGATTGAGGCAGTAGGCGCCCGCGAGATCCTCGACTCCCGAGGCAACCCCACCGTCGAGGTCGAGGTCGCTCTCGACGACGGCACCATCGCCCGGGCGGCGGTTCCCTCGGGAGCCTCCACCGGCGCGTTCGAGGCGGTCGAGCGCCGCGACGGCGACAAGGGCCGCTACCTCGGCAAGGGCGTGGAGAAGGCGGTCGACGCCGTGCTCGACGAGGTCGGCCCCAAGCTCCTCGGCTTCGAGGCCAGCGAGCAGCGGCTCGTCGACGCCGAGATGCTCGCCCTCGACGGCACCGCCAACAAGGGCAAGCTCGGCGCCAACGCCATCCTCGGGGTCTCCCTCGCGGTCGCCCGCGCCGCCGCGGACTCCTCGGGCCTGCCGCTGTTCCGCTACGTCGGCGGCCCCAACGCGCACGTGCTGCCCGTACCGATGATGAACATCCTCAACGGCGGCAGCCACGCCGACTCCAACGTCGACATCCAGGAGTTCATGATCGCGCCGATCGGCGCCGACTCCTTCCGCGAGGCGCTGCGCTGGGGCGCCGAGGTCTACCACGAGCTCAAGTCCGTGCTGAAGGAGAAGGGCCTGGCCACCGGCCTCGGCGACGAGGGTGGCTTCGCGCCGAACCTCGGCTCCAACCGCGAGGCGCTCGACCTCATCCTCGAGGCGATCACCCGCGCCGGCTACGAGCCCGGCACCCAGATCGCCCTGGCCCTCGACGTGGCCGCGAGCGAGTTCCACGGCGACGGCGCCTACACCTTCGAGGGCGTCTCCAAGACGGCCGAGCAGATGGTCGACTACTACGCCGACCTCGTCGACTCCTACCCGCTCGTCTCGATCGAGGACCCCCTGAACGAGGACGACTGGGACGGCTGGAAGACCATGACCGACCGCCTGGGCGACCGGGTCCAGATCGTGGGTGACGACCTGTTCGTCACCAACCCCGAGCGCCTCCAGCGCGGCATCGACAGCCGCACCGCCAACGCGCTGCTGGTCAAGGTCAACCAGATCGGCTCGCTCACCGAGACCATGGACGCCGTCGAGCTGGCCCACCGCAACGGCTACCGCTGCATGATGAGCCACCGCTCGGGCGAGACCGAGGACACCACCATCGCCGACCTCGCCGTGGCCACCAACTGCGGCCAGATCAAGACCGGCGCCCCGGCCCGCTCCGAGCGGGTGGCCAAGTACAACCAGCTGCTGCGCATCGAGGAGGAGCTCGACGAGGCCGCCGTGTATGCCGGTGCCGCGGCCTTCCCGCGCTTCTCGCCGCAGCCCCAGGGCTGA
- a CDS encoding septum formation initiator family protein, with product MPTNSGGQGGAPRRPARRASSARPGAKSAASRPSPRTGGTRSSARTSGALRQAAAAARSAKDRKATRSLRRILVLASIFVLLAITLVPTLRSYLRQQGDIDAMREQVAGQRVKVEQLQKEQARWNDDAYVEQQARERLKFVKVGDRSYTVIDGDPEQPETPGVAAAPTSKQDSPWYGRVWESAKVADRGAPDAGSRSPATTPGTTPDAPAPTPTKQ from the coding sequence ATGCCCACGAACAGCGGGGGACAGGGAGGCGCGCCGCGCAGGCCCGCGCGGCGCGCCTCCTCGGCACGCCCCGGCGCCAAGTCGGCGGCGTCCCGGCCCAGCCCCCGCACGGGCGGGACGCGGTCGTCGGCGCGGACCAGCGGGGCCCTGCGGCAGGCGGCAGCCGCCGCGCGCTCGGCAAAGGACCGCAAGGCCACCCGCTCGCTGCGGCGCATCCTGGTGCTGGCCTCGATCTTCGTGCTGCTCGCCATCACCCTCGTGCCCACCCTGCGCTCCTACCTGCGCCAGCAGGGCGACATCGACGCCATGCGCGAGCAGGTGGCCGGGCAGCGGGTGAAGGTCGAGCAGCTCCAGAAGGAGCAGGCCCGCTGGAACGACGACGCCTACGTCGAGCAGCAGGCCCGCGAGCGGCTGAAGTTCGTCAAGGTGGGCGACCGCTCCTACACCGTCATCGACGGCGACCCGGAGCAGCCCGAGACGCCCGGGGTGGCCGCTGCTCCGACGTCCAAGCAGGACAGCCCGTGGTACGGCCGGGTCTGGGAGTCCGCGAAGGTGGCCGACCGCGGAGCGCCCGACGCCGGCTCCCGCAGCCCTGCCACCACCCCCGGCACGACCCCCGACGCCCCCGCCCCGACACCGACGAAGCAGTAG
- a CDS encoding DUF501 domain-containing protein, whose translation MTTSRPEPPTQADLDAVHAQLGRVPRGVAAVAHRCPCGQPDVLTTEPRLPDGTPFPTTFYATCPKLTGAISTLENGGLMREMTDRLAEDDDLAARYAAAHEDYLRRRSALGEVSEIEGISAGGMPTRVKCLHVLVAHSLAAGPGVNPLGDEALALLGEWWAAGSCVPEQPEGQA comes from the coding sequence ATGACCACCAGCCGCCCTGAGCCCCCCACCCAGGCGGACCTTGACGCCGTCCACGCCCAGCTCGGCCGGGTGCCCCGAGGGGTGGCCGCCGTCGCGCACCGCTGCCCCTGCGGTCAGCCCGACGTCCTGACGACGGAGCCGAGGCTGCCGGACGGCACGCCGTTCCCCACCACCTTCTACGCCACCTGCCCCAAGCTGACCGGCGCCATCAGCACCCTCGAGAACGGTGGGCTGATGCGCGAGATGACCGACCGCCTCGCAGAGGACGACGACCTCGCGGCCCGCTACGCCGCCGCCCACGAGGACTACCTGCGCCGCCGGTCGGCCCTGGGTGAGGTCTCCGAGATCGAGGGCATCTCCGCCGGTGGCATGCCCACCCGCGTGAAGTGCCTGCACGTGCTGGTGGCGCACTCCCTGGCTGCGGGTCCCGGCGTCAACCCCCTCGGCGACGAGGCCCTCGCGCTGCTCGGCGAGTGGTGGGCGGCGGGCTCGTGCGTGCCCGAGCAGCCCGAGGGGCAGGCGTGA